Within Actinoplanes sp. L3-i22, the genomic segment AGGGGCTGATGCTGTACCTGCTGGGCAGCGGCGGGACGATCAACCTGCCGTTCGACGGGTTCGTCGCCACCCTCAGCGACACCTGGCTGGCCACGCCGGTCGCCTGGCTGATCGTGGTCCTGATCGTCGGCGTCCGCACCGCGAGTGCGCTGATCACCCGCCGCCTGCGGATCGCCGCGGACCTGCCGGTCACGTCCACGATCCGGACCGCGCTGGGCCTCGGCGGGCTCGCGATCGCGCTGGCCGCCGTCGTGCTGATCCTGTCCGCCGACCGCGGCGTCCCGCTCCTGCTGATCATCTTCGCGACCCTGGTGGTCGGGCTGGACCTGGTCCTGCAGCACACGCTGTTCGGCCGGCACATGTACGCGGTCGGCGGCAACGCCGAGGCGGCCCGGCGCGCGGGCATCAACGTCACCCGGATCCGGCTGATCGCGTTCGCCGCCAGCTCCACCCTGGCCGCCGCCGGTGGCATCCTGGCCGCCAGCCGGCTGGCCGCGGTCAACCAGAGCTCCGGCAGCAGCGACACCCTGCTGATGGCGATCGCCGCGGCGGTGATCGGCGGCACCTCGCTGTT encodes:
- a CDS encoding sugar ABC transporter permease, whose amino-acid sequence is MIAIVFGSLNDRFLSAENLTNLALQMAATGTISLGIIMVVLLGEIDLSAGSVSGLAAVIMTILSVNHGWNPLAAIVVALAGAALIGLLHGWMFTRLGMPSFVVTLAGLIGWQGLMLYLLGSGGTINLPFDGFVATLSDTWLATPVAWLIVVLIVGVRTASALITRRLRIAADLPVTSTIRTALGLGGLAIALAAVVLILSADRGVPLLLIIFATLVVGLDLVLQHTLFGRHMYAVGGNAEAARRAGINVTRIRLIAFAASSTLAAAGGILAASRLAAVNQSSGSSDTLLMAIAAAVIGGTSLFGGRGRAYAALLGIVVIQAITNGMLLLNVDSSVRYMVTAAVLAVAVALDSLARRGQPR